From one Microlunatus sp. Gsoil 973 genomic stretch:
- a CDS encoding putative quinol monooxygenase, with protein sequence MILIVVKFTVLPEHRDAWLPAVDPFTQAVRAEPGNLWFDWSVSVDDPNQFVLVEGFADADAGADHVATDHFTAAMELMPSMLARTPEIINVEIPDRTGWSEMGELSVPDRS encoded by the coding sequence ATGATCCTCATCGTTGTGAAGTTCACCGTGCTGCCCGAACACCGCGACGCGTGGCTTCCTGCCGTCGATCCGTTCACCCAGGCGGTCCGCGCCGAGCCCGGCAACCTGTGGTTCGACTGGTCGGTCAGCGTCGACGACCCCAACCAGTTCGTCCTGGTCGAAGGATTCGCCGACGCGGACGCGGGCGCAGACCACGTGGCGACTGATCATTTCACGGCGGCGATGGAACTGATGCCGTCGATGCTGGCCAGGACGCCGGAGATCATCAACGTCGAGATCCCGGACCGCACCGGATGGTCGGAGATGGGGGAGCTGAGCGTCCCCGATCGCAGCTGA
- a CDS encoding sigma-70 family RNA polymerase sigma factor, giving the protein MQASAVTSDPRNDSVRREQQTIELLTRARDVYTSEAERQQCRDLAVQLNLSVADGLARRYRSRGEDLDDLIQVARLGLVHAVNRFDPDNGAFLSFAVPTITGEIKRHFRDHCWTVRPPRRLQELHSEVMAGWSDLAQEQAATPTAQQIADWIGADRSDVSEVLHSNAFTSSSLDNAEAPAWAAAVIGQSETGFDAVDDALEHEDLMRQVRAACEKLTEDDLRLLRMRFVESCSQSVIADQLGISQMSVSRRLRKITKTLREEIAKGRTATAA; this is encoded by the coding sequence ATGCAAGCAAGTGCCGTCACATCCGATCCCCGCAACGATTCAGTTCGACGTGAGCAGCAAACGATCGAGTTGCTGACCAGGGCGAGGGATGTCTACACCTCAGAGGCCGAACGGCAACAATGCCGCGACCTCGCAGTCCAATTGAACCTGTCCGTCGCGGACGGGCTCGCCCGCCGCTACAGATCCCGCGGTGAGGATCTGGATGATCTCATCCAGGTCGCCCGGCTCGGTCTGGTTCACGCGGTGAACCGGTTCGACCCGGACAACGGCGCGTTCCTGTCGTTCGCCGTACCGACGATCACCGGCGAGATCAAGAGACACTTCCGTGATCATTGCTGGACCGTACGCCCACCGCGCCGGCTCCAGGAACTGCACAGCGAAGTCATGGCCGGCTGGTCCGATCTGGCCCAGGAACAGGCCGCAACACCCACCGCACAGCAGATCGCCGACTGGATCGGAGCCGACCGTTCCGACGTCAGCGAGGTGCTGCACAGCAACGCCTTCACCTCGAGTTCGTTGGACAACGCCGAGGCGCCCGCCTGGGCCGCGGCAGTGATCGGGCAGAGCGAAACCGGATTCGATGCGGTCGATGACGCGCTGGAGCACGAGGACTTGATGCGACAGGTCCGTGCCGCGTGCGAGAAACTGACCGAGGACGATCTGCGGCTGCTGCGTATGCGGTTCGTCGAATCCTGTTCCCAGTCGGTGATTGCGGACCAACTCGGCATCAGCCAGATGTCGGTCTCCCGTCGGCTCCGCAAGATCACCAAGACCTTGCGCGAAGAGATCGCCAAGGGTCGTACCGCGACCGCCGCTTGA
- a CDS encoding RNA polymerase sigma factor yields the protein MTGAPVDDVRASIDAVWRIESARVVAALARLHGDLGLAEETAQEALVAALEQWPRDGIPRNPAAWLMTTGRRRAIDRIRREVNLREKVAVLASDLDDHDDPYDEADSRLDDQIGDDMLRLIFTACHPALSTEARIALTLKTVAGLSTAEIARAFLSTESTIAQRIVRAKRTLSARRVGFAAPTAEELPERLPPVLSVIYLIFNEGYAASSGDDWFRPELCRDALRLGRMLCNLLPNESDVFALTALMEFQASRLAARTTRDGQPILLLDQNRALWDRLSITRGLRSLQRVRELGGTRTSYALQAAIAAQHARAATAEDTDWVAIAALYETLAETAPSPIVELNRAVALGMAYGPQAGLDLVDQLRDFPELERYHLLPSVRGDLLARLGRDAEAADEFRRAAELAGNDQERALSLSRARALES from the coding sequence GTGACCGGCGCACCCGTCGACGACGTCCGAGCCAGCATCGACGCCGTGTGGCGGATCGAGTCTGCCCGCGTGGTGGCTGCGCTCGCCCGGCTGCACGGTGACCTCGGCCTGGCCGAGGAGACGGCCCAGGAGGCCCTGGTGGCGGCCCTGGAACAGTGGCCTCGCGACGGGATCCCGCGCAACCCGGCTGCCTGGCTGATGACCACCGGCCGACGGCGGGCGATCGACCGGATCCGTCGCGAGGTCAACCTCCGGGAGAAGGTCGCCGTCCTCGCCTCGGACCTTGATGATCATGACGATCCCTACGACGAAGCCGACAGCCGGCTCGATGATCAGATCGGCGACGACATGTTGCGGTTGATCTTCACCGCCTGCCATCCGGCGCTGAGCACGGAGGCCCGGATCGCGCTGACCCTGAAGACCGTCGCCGGGCTCAGCACCGCGGAGATCGCCCGGGCGTTCCTGAGCACGGAGTCGACGATCGCGCAGCGCATCGTCCGGGCCAAACGCACGCTGTCCGCCCGCAGGGTGGGCTTCGCGGCGCCGACGGCCGAGGAGTTGCCGGAGCGGCTGCCACCGGTGCTGTCGGTGATCTACCTGATCTTCAACGAGGGCTACGCGGCCAGCAGCGGCGACGACTGGTTCCGGCCCGAGCTGTGCCGGGATGCGCTGCGTCTCGGGCGGATGTTGTGCAATCTGCTGCCGAACGAGTCTGACGTGTTCGCCCTGACAGCATTGATGGAGTTCCAGGCGTCCCGGCTGGCTGCCAGGACCACCCGGGACGGCCAGCCGATCCTGCTCCTCGATCAGAACCGGGCGCTCTGGGACCGGTTGTCGATCACCCGCGGCCTGCGCAGCCTGCAGCGGGTACGCGAGCTGGGTGGGACCCGGACGAGCTATGCGCTGCAGGCTGCCATCGCCGCGCAACATGCCCGGGCCGCGACGGCCGAGGACACCGACTGGGTGGCGATCGCCGCCCTCTACGAGACTCTGGCCGAGACCGCGCCGTCGCCGATCGTGGAGCTCAACCGGGCGGTCGCCCTCGGAATGGCGTACGGACCGCAGGCCGGTCTCGATCTTGTCGACCAGTTGCGGGACTTTCCCGAGCTGGAGCGCTACCACCTGTTGCCCAGCGTGCGGGGGGACCTGCTCGCGCGGCTCGGTCGCGACGCCGAAGCAGCCGACGAGTTCCGGCGGGCGGCCGAACTGGCCGGCAACGATCAGGAACGGGCGTTGTCGCTCAGTCGCGCCCGCGCGCTGGAGAGCTAG
- a CDS encoding Bax inhibitor-1/YccA family protein, producing the protein MLRSSNPVLSRRDAFTPAAPAGGQAHGPYGQSPFANQATFDQQYGYGQGPAVQTPAEGRMTFDDVITKTAVTMAVLVAAAVVSWWGISSGVIPQAAMMPALLLSAVVGFITAFVVTLRHRVSPPLVLVYSAVQGIFIGMLSRLFEFLYDGIVAQAVIGTFVAAGVTLAVYKIFNIRVTSTFRKVVMIGTAAFAITMLVNLVFALFGVDLGLRGVGSFSGLSVLFSAIGVTLAVLNLVLDFDYIERGVKMGAPASQSWLGAFGLTVTMVWLYVEILRILSYFRR; encoded by the coding sequence ATGTTGCGTAGTTCGAACCCGGTACTTTCCAGGCGGGACGCGTTCACACCGGCAGCGCCGGCCGGCGGCCAGGCGCACGGCCCGTACGGCCAGTCCCCGTTCGCCAACCAAGCTACTTTCGACCAGCAGTACGGCTACGGCCAGGGACCTGCTGTGCAGACACCGGCCGAGGGCCGGATGACCTTCGACGACGTGATCACCAAGACCGCCGTGACCATGGCCGTCCTGGTGGCTGCGGCCGTGGTCAGCTGGTGGGGCATCTCTTCCGGAGTGATCCCGCAGGCGGCCATGATGCCGGCGTTGTTGCTCTCCGCGGTGGTCGGTTTCATCACCGCCTTCGTGGTGACCCTTCGACACCGGGTCAGCCCGCCGCTGGTCCTGGTCTATTCGGCCGTCCAGGGGATCTTCATCGGCATGCTCAGCCGGCTGTTCGAGTTCCTTTACGACGGGATCGTCGCCCAGGCGGTGATCGGTACGTTCGTCGCGGCCGGCGTGACCCTTGCGGTCTACAAGATCTTCAACATCCGGGTCACCTCGACGTTCCGCAAGGTCGTGATGATCGGAACCGCGGCGTTCGCGATCACGATGTTGGTCAACCTGGTGTTCGCCCTGTTCGGCGTCGACCTCGGACTGCGCGGGGTCGGCAGCTTCAGCGGGCTCTCGGTGCTCTTCTCGGCGATCGGCGTCACCCTCGCCGTGCTGAACCTGGTGCTCGACTTCGACTACATCGAGCGCGGCGTGAAGATGGGTGCACCGGCGAGCCAGTCCTGGCTGGGTGCGTTCGGACTGACGGTCACCATGGTCTGGCTGTACGTGGAGATCCTGCGAATCCTGTCCTATTTCAGACGCTGA
- a CDS encoding SDR family oxidoreductase: MSDPRRTHKPVAWVAGASRGLGLAIARELGNAGHRVLITARTQDDLDRAQSDLVAEDIEVITRVHDVRDAEGARQLVSDVESGFGPIETLIAVAGVLKVGPVPDRAEEYAEPIDIMLRGPINVVHAVLPAMRDRGRGRIGVVTSIAGIIPVPHLVAYSAAKHGAVGFTRALAEELDGTPITVSTIIPGLMRTGGHWHGDYEGQPEREYVWFTGLSAAPLVSTDADRAAKIIVRGVIRGRRKIIFTLPARVGDLLYRLSPVAVGVAVGLAGRLLPDSDRGEPAGPDQVGHEHAPGYRAAAHTPRIFDRLTVLADRAVRRFNQSTAHNS; encoded by the coding sequence ATGAGCGATCCACGACGCACACACAAGCCGGTGGCCTGGGTGGCGGGAGCATCCCGGGGTCTCGGCCTGGCGATTGCCCGCGAACTGGGCAATGCCGGTCACCGGGTCCTGATCACCGCACGAACTCAGGACGATCTCGATCGCGCACAATCCGACCTTGTGGCCGAGGACATCGAGGTGATCACCCGGGTCCATGACGTGCGTGACGCCGAGGGGGCCCGTCAGCTGGTTTCAGACGTCGAATCCGGTTTCGGACCCATCGAGACACTGATCGCCGTTGCCGGTGTGCTCAAGGTCGGCCCGGTGCCGGATCGCGCCGAGGAGTACGCCGAGCCGATCGACATCATGCTTCGTGGCCCGATCAACGTCGTCCATGCCGTGCTCCCGGCGATGCGGGACCGAGGGCGTGGTCGGATCGGCGTAGTCACCTCGATCGCCGGGATCATTCCGGTACCGCACCTGGTCGCCTATTCGGCGGCCAAACACGGGGCCGTGGGATTCACCCGGGCCCTCGCCGAGGAGTTGGATGGCACGCCGATCACCGTGAGCACCATCATCCCGGGGCTGATGCGCACCGGAGGTCATTGGCACGGCGACTACGAGGGGCAGCCCGAGCGGGAGTACGTCTGGTTCACCGGGCTGTCCGCCGCGCCGTTGGTGTCGACGGATGCCGATCGAGCAGCCAAGATCATCGTCCGCGGCGTCATCCGGGGCCGGAGGAAGATCATCTTCACCCTGCCGGCCAGGGTGGGGGATCTGCTCTATCGGCTTTCGCCGGTTGCCGTCGGCGTCGCTGTCGGGCTGGCGGGGCGACTCCTGCCGGACTCCGATCGAGGCGAGCCCGCCGGACCGGATCAGGTCGGCCACGAGCATGCTCCCGGTTATCGCGCTGCGGCCCACACGCCGAGGATCTTCGACCGGTTGACGGTGTTGGCCGATCGTGCTGTTCGGCGGTTCAACCAGAGCACAGCTCACAACTCCTGA
- a CDS encoding NUDIX hydrolase: MVIVGQGRDGRRLAEFDLGHGDDPDKQLAVRGLRTVRPLRAAGSDGDLTVTMLVEPGAPDGVPSGPMPREHRPSTDGNGSADGPAVRRQRIAAYAWVESSRGILAAEFYRPVPGGRWGLPGGGLDEREEPVDAVHREVMEETSQRIELGELVRVDTRHWIGRSPAGVLEDFHAVRLIYRARCPEPTDPVVIDVGGTTTAAAWFPYESWPDQPWNTGWRDLLVTLFG; the protein is encoded by the coding sequence GTGGTCATCGTTGGGCAGGGACGCGACGGGCGACGGCTGGCCGAGTTCGATCTCGGTCATGGCGACGACCCGGACAAGCAGCTGGCCGTACGCGGTCTCCGCACTGTCCGGCCGCTCCGCGCCGCGGGCAGTGACGGCGATCTGACAGTGACGATGCTGGTCGAGCCGGGCGCCCCCGACGGCGTGCCGAGTGGTCCGATGCCGCGGGAGCACCGGCCGTCGACGGACGGGAACGGCTCCGCCGACGGACCGGCCGTACGCCGACAACGCATCGCCGCCTACGCCTGGGTCGAGTCCAGCCGCGGGATCCTCGCCGCCGAGTTCTACCGGCCGGTTCCCGGTGGCCGGTGGGGTCTGCCGGGCGGTGGTCTCGACGAGCGCGAGGAGCCGGTCGACGCCGTGCATCGGGAGGTCATGGAGGAGACGTCGCAGCGGATCGAGCTCGGCGAGCTGGTTCGGGTGGATACCCGGCACTGGATCGGCCGCAGCCCGGCGGGCGTCCTCGAAGACTTCCATGCGGTACGGCTCATCTACCGCGCCCGCTGCCCCGAACCGACGGATCCGGTCGTGATCGACGTCGGCGGCACGACGACGGCCGCCGCCTGGTTCCCCTACGAGTCCTGGCCTGACCAGCCCTGGAACACGGGCTGGCGGGACCTCCTGGTCACCCTGTTCGGCTGA
- a CDS encoding transglutaminase-like domain-containing protein produces MTETNLSEDTRSGAASPTEHPDGRDWWPTDYDPSPWAIHSPYSDPGRYRDLLAAVPPRIPALSAVARNLIIHYRASGLDLPEETKDEINARWVATILDLDQQRHSGPLAVERDPMTRVQGCCRDHSLFSAAVLREHAVPARIRYGFSHYFLPDYDFDHVIVETWLPEEHRWLRFDPEIAEPMKLLPTPQDIPHGPDSPFTTAAESWQAYRAGTIDPQRYGVAPGVPVGGDWFLQGAVFYDAAFRAGIELLLWDGWAPLSSPEGLTADEAAAADELSELIIAADSGDADAERRLIDRVRTDPRVGPGTTVQTNSPYGDPPTTTDLTAVQA; encoded by the coding sequence ATGACCGAGACGAACCTCTCCGAAGACACCCGATCCGGTGCCGCCTCACCGACCGAACATCCGGACGGGCGCGATTGGTGGCCCACCGACTACGACCCGTCGCCCTGGGCGATACACAGTCCGTACAGCGATCCCGGCCGGTATCGTGACCTGCTGGCGGCGGTTCCGCCGCGGATCCCGGCGCTGTCGGCCGTCGCCCGGAACTTGATCATCCACTACCGGGCGTCCGGTCTCGATCTTCCCGAGGAGACCAAGGACGAAATCAACGCCAGGTGGGTAGCAACGATCCTCGACCTCGATCAACAACGTCACAGCGGGCCGCTGGCGGTGGAGCGCGACCCGATGACCCGGGTCCAGGGCTGCTGCCGCGATCACTCCCTGTTCAGCGCCGCGGTGCTGCGCGAGCACGCCGTGCCGGCACGGATCAGGTACGGCTTCTCCCACTACTTCCTTCCGGATTACGACTTCGATCATGTGATCGTCGAGACCTGGCTGCCCGAGGAACATCGCTGGCTGCGTTTCGACCCGGAGATCGCCGAGCCGATGAAGTTGCTGCCGACGCCACAGGACATTCCGCACGGTCCGGACAGTCCGTTCACCACCGCCGCGGAGTCCTGGCAGGCCTACCGCGCCGGGACCATCGATCCGCAGCGGTACGGCGTCGCCCCGGGTGTACCGGTCGGTGGCGACTGGTTCCTGCAGGGCGCGGTCTTCTACGACGCCGCGTTCCGGGCCGGCATCGAACTGTTGCTCTGGGACGGCTGGGCGCCGCTCAGCTCGCCCGAAGGTCTCACCGCCGACGAAGCCGCGGCCGCCGACGAACTGTCGGAGTTGATCATCGCCGCCGATTCCGGAGATGCCGATGCAGAACGGCGACTGATCGACCGGGTGCGTACCGATCCGAGGGTCGGGCCGGGAACGACGGTACAGACCAACTCGCCCTACGGTGACCCGCCGACAACGACGGACCTGACCGCCGTTCAGGCCTAG
- a CDS encoding ChaB family protein — protein sequence MPMLRKGGEPRKSELPDTIARSDKHAQRTFAKAHDAAADEYGDGRRAHQTAYAALKHSYEKVGDHWERKNKGSRGPSDDQAAQGRGSRKKTAGGVDANASKEHLMDVARRLDIRGRSKMKKSELVSAIQKANARSSRS from the coding sequence ATGCCGATGCTGAGGAAGGGCGGCGAGCCCCGCAAGAGCGAATTGCCGGACACCATCGCCCGCTCCGACAAACATGCCCAGCGAACCTTTGCCAAGGCCCACGATGCGGCGGCCGACGAGTACGGGGACGGCCGGCGAGCCCATCAGACGGCGTACGCAGCGCTGAAGCACAGCTACGAGAAGGTCGGCGATCACTGGGAGCGCAAGAACAAGGGCTCCCGCGGACCGTCGGACGACCAGGCTGCGCAAGGCCGGGGCAGCCGGAAGAAGACAGCTGGTGGCGTGGATGCCAATGCCAGCAAGGAGCATCTGATGGATGTCGCCCGTCGACTGGATATTCGCGGACGGTCCAAGATGAAGAAGAGTGAGCTGGTCTCAGCGATTCAGAAGGCCAACGCACGGTCCAGCAGATCCTGA
- a CDS encoding cystathionine beta-synthase: MEYVNSLIELVGNTPLLRLTRVTGDARPLVLAKVEYLNPGGSVKDRIAVKMIEAAEHEGKLKPGGVIVEPTSGNTGVGLAIVAQAKGYRCIFVCPDKVSEDKRNVLRAYGAEVVVCPTAVEPEHPDSYYSVSDRLMRDTPGAWKPDQYSNPNNPTSHYESTGPEIWKQTDGRITHFVAGIGTGGTISGTGRYLKEVSGGAVKIIGADPAGSVYSGGSGRPYLVEGVGEDFWPENYDRQICDRVIEVSDSDSFAMTRRLAREEALLVGGSSGMAAAAAVRLAEDLDDPDAVIVVLLPDSGRGYLTKIFSDDWLARYGFAPRPDAAVRTVGDVLREKSGALPTLVHTHPNETVAEAVQILREYGVSQMPVVRAEPPVMAAEVVGSVSERGLLGALFNHEVQPAAAVETVMEPALPMLGASEPVADAVAALVANDALLVLEGGRPAGIVTRQDLLTDI; this comes from the coding sequence GTGGAGTATGTGAACTCGCTGATCGAACTGGTCGGCAACACCCCGCTGCTCAGGCTGACCCGGGTCACCGGCGACGCCAGACCACTGGTCCTGGCGAAGGTGGAATATCTCAACCCGGGCGGCTCGGTGAAGGACCGGATCGCGGTGAAGATGATCGAGGCCGCCGAACACGAGGGCAAGCTCAAGCCCGGCGGGGTGATCGTCGAACCGACCAGCGGAAACACCGGGGTCGGGCTGGCCATCGTCGCTCAGGCCAAGGGCTACCGCTGCATCTTCGTCTGCCCGGACAAGGTCAGTGAGGACAAGCGGAACGTGCTGCGGGCGTACGGTGCCGAGGTGGTCGTCTGCCCGACGGCTGTCGAACCGGAGCATCCCGACTCCTACTACTCGGTCTCGGACCGGCTGATGCGGGACACGCCCGGCGCCTGGAAACCCGACCAGTACAGCAACCCGAACAACCCGACCAGCCACTACGAGAGCACCGGGCCGGAGATCTGGAAACAGACCGACGGCAGGATCACCCACTTCGTGGCGGGCATCGGGACCGGCGGCACCATCTCGGGAACCGGACGCTATCTCAAGGAGGTCTCCGGCGGCGCAGTCAAGATCATCGGCGCTGATCCCGCGGGTTCGGTGTACTCCGGAGGCAGCGGGCGCCCATATCTGGTCGAGGGCGTCGGCGAGGACTTCTGGCCGGAGAACTACGACCGCCAGATCTGTGACCGGGTGATCGAAGTCTCCGATTCGGACTCCTTCGCGATGACCAGGCGGCTGGCCCGCGAGGAGGCGCTGCTGGTCGGCGGATCATCCGGCATGGCTGCTGCAGCGGCCGTCCGGCTGGCCGAGGACCTCGATGATCCGGATGCGGTGATCGTCGTCCTGCTGCCTGATTCCGGCCGCGGTTATCTGACCAAGATCTTCTCCGACGACTGGCTCGCCCGGTACGGCTTCGCACCGCGCCCGGACGCCGCCGTTCGCACCGTCGGTGACGTGCTGCGGGAGAAGTCCGGCGCGCTGCCGACACTGGTGCACACCCACCCGAACGAGACCGTCGCCGAGGCGGTGCAGATCCTGCGGGAGTACGGCGTCTCGCAGATGCCGGTGGTGCGTGCCGAACCGCCGGTGATGGCGGCCGAGGTGGTCGGGTCGGTCAGTGAACGCGGACTGCTGGGCGCACTCTTCAACCACGAGGTCCAGCCAGCTGCCGCGGTGGAGACCGTGATGGAACCGGCGCTGCCGATGCTGGGCGCGAGCGAGCCGGTCGCCGACGCCGTCGCCGCTCTCGTCGCCAACGACGCCCTGCTCGTCCTGGAAGGCGGCAGGCCGGCCGGCATCGTCACCCGGCAGGATCTGCTGACCGACATCTGA
- a CDS encoding YciI family protein — protein sequence MRVLACMMGNEESEANVLPPPELFEAMGRFNEELVKDGVLLAADGLTPTSAGAKVKWTGSGPTVIDGPFTEAKEVVAGFWIVEVSSLAEAEERFKRCPCGEGAEIQLRPIQEAEDFADAMSEETRRRAEELQARIR from the coding sequence ATGCGTGTCCTGGCGTGCATGATGGGCAACGAGGAGTCCGAGGCCAATGTTCTTCCACCTCCGGAACTGTTCGAGGCCATGGGCCGATTCAACGAGGAGTTGGTCAAGGACGGCGTCCTGCTGGCCGCCGACGGGCTGACACCGACCTCGGCCGGCGCGAAGGTGAAGTGGACCGGATCGGGCCCGACCGTGATCGACGGGCCGTTCACCGAGGCCAAGGAGGTCGTCGCCGGCTTCTGGATCGTCGAGGTCAGTTCGCTGGCCGAGGCGGAGGAGCGGTTCAAGCGCTGTCCGTGCGGCGAGGGTGCCGAGATCCAGCTCCGTCCGATCCAGGAAGCGGAGGACTTCGCCGACGCGATGTCGGAGGAGACCAGGAGACGGGCCGAGGAATTGCAGGCCCGGATCCGTTGA
- a CDS encoding gamma-glutamyltransferase family protein — MTRSTGGRIVTPDRRATRTGQAVLEAGGSAVDAVIAASAVLSVVYPQNVTLGGDTWTLVAPPSGDPIAVNGTGRAPAALSAQLLIDQGHSHVPGEGPHSISVPGLVAAWGDLHRSWGSTALAELIAPARDLAADGSPVAPALARDLAKLADVLIMDAGCADVFFSDGVVLAEGDQLRQPALAATLDRIAAEGPTTLYGGDVGRRYADGLQRAGSVITADDLARHTTDRTVPLSVRYAGLDVLTTPPSSQGFTLLKILRLMAELGLDDPAAKDQAAMIMAAVALAGQERDAISADPEFVEVDVDAVLAADRVAAQAEAIRREGAGPTPVGEPAPPLGGDTVGMVAVDSEGLWVSSVQSVAGTFGSRVLEPSTGILAHNRGSGFSLDPRRPGHLTGGRRPPHTLMPSLMRRDGRTVGAIATMGGHNQPFIITQVLSRILAGDHPQQAVGAPRWVVQRGADERSVLADERLEDTVRSELAAAAATETVAMNDNRLGHAHAVWTTDVPGQVGWGSDPRADGGD; from the coding sequence GTGACCCGATCAACAGGCGGCAGGATCGTCACACCGGACCGACGGGCGACCCGTACGGGACAGGCCGTGTTGGAGGCCGGCGGTTCGGCGGTCGATGCCGTGATCGCTGCCAGCGCCGTGCTCAGTGTTGTGTATCCGCAGAACGTCACGCTCGGCGGAGACACCTGGACGCTGGTCGCTCCGCCATCCGGCGACCCGATCGCGGTCAACGGCACCGGCCGGGCCCCGGCCGCGCTGTCGGCCCAGCTGCTGATCGACCAGGGTCACAGTCACGTGCCCGGTGAAGGACCACACTCGATCAGCGTGCCCGGACTGGTGGCCGCCTGGGGCGATCTGCACCGGAGCTGGGGGAGCACGGCGTTGGCGGAGTTGATCGCGCCGGCCCGTGATCTTGCCGCCGACGGCAGCCCTGTCGCCCCGGCACTGGCCCGCGACCTGGCCAAACTTGCGGATGTGTTGATCATGGACGCCGGCTGCGCTGACGTGTTCTTCTCCGACGGTGTGGTGCTCGCCGAGGGTGATCAACTTCGTCAACCAGCCTTGGCCGCGACCCTGGACCGGATCGCGGCCGAGGGGCCGACGACGTTGTACGGCGGGGACGTCGGGCGCCGCTACGCCGACGGCCTGCAGCGCGCCGGCTCGGTGATCACTGCCGATGATCTTGCCCGACACACCACCGACCGGACCGTACCGCTGTCGGTCCGATACGCCGGCCTCGACGTGCTCACCACACCGCCGAGTTCGCAGGGTTTCACCTTGTTGAAGATCCTTCGGCTGATGGCCGAGCTGGGACTGGACGATCCGGCCGCCAAGGACCAGGCGGCGATGATCATGGCAGCCGTCGCACTCGCCGGCCAGGAGCGGGATGCCATCTCCGCTGACCCGGAGTTCGTCGAGGTGGACGTCGACGCCGTACTTGCCGCCGACCGAGTAGCTGCACAGGCGGAAGCGATCCGCCGGGAGGGGGCCGGGCCAACGCCGGTCGGCGAACCTGCGCCGCCGCTGGGCGGCGACACGGTCGGAATGGTGGCCGTGGACTCCGAGGGTCTGTGGGTCAGTTCGGTGCAGAGTGTCGCCGGCACCTTCGGCTCCCGGGTGCTCGAACCCTCGACAGGGATCCTGGCGCACAACCGGGGCAGTGGCTTCAGCCTCGATCCGCGGCGACCGGGCCATCTGACGGGTGGCCGCCGCCCACCGCACACGTTGATGCCGTCACTGATGCGCCGGGACGGTCGCACCGTCGGAGCGATCGCCACGATGGGCGGCCACAACCAGCCGTTCATCATCACCCAGGTGCTCAGTCGGATCCTGGCCGGCGATCATCCCCAGCAGGCGGTCGGCGCACCGCGTTGGGTGGTCCAGCGTGGTGCGGACGAGCGATCGGTGCTCGCCGACGAACGGCTGGAGGACACCGTACGCTCCGAGCTTGCCGCAGCGGCTGCCACCGAGACGGTCGCGATGAACGACAACCGGCTCGGCCATGCACACGCGGTCTGGACCACCGACGTACCGGGCCAGGTGGGATGGGGCTCGGATCCCCGTGCCGACGGCGGCGACTGA
- a CDS encoding LLM class flavin-dependent oxidoreductase: protein MAASSLRLGIHIPPTIPPERLRELAQLADRVGLDDLWVWEDSFKQSGIASATAALAWTDQLRVGITLLPVPLRNPALTAMEIATIARMFPGRFVAGIGHGVQAWMGQAGVRVSSPLTLLREQATAIRRLLQGETVTVDGRYVHLDRVRLTWPPPVMPPLMVGGAGPKAVALAAELGDGNLLVNALTDEEVRAVGEAVRSAKSKAGRPDADDPQIIGCEIVVTGPDAQRRLDAELPLWDASPGRGIGVAGDAADIVESARRYASFGITGYGVQPTADEPDLEGLITLLGREVKPELAKGV, encoded by the coding sequence ATGGCAGCCAGCAGCCTGCGCCTGGGCATCCACATCCCGCCGACCATTCCACCGGAGCGTCTCCGCGAGCTCGCGCAACTGGCCGACCGCGTCGGCCTTGACGATCTGTGGGTCTGGGAGGACTCCTTCAAACAGAGTGGCATCGCCTCGGCGACGGCGGCGCTGGCCTGGACCGATCAGCTCCGGGTCGGTATCACCCTGCTGCCGGTTCCGCTCCGAAATCCCGCGCTGACCGCGATGGAAATCGCCACCATCGCCCGGATGTTCCCTGGCCGGTTCGTCGCCGGCATCGGTCACGGCGTCCAGGCGTGGATGGGCCAGGCGGGAGTCCGGGTGTCCTCTCCGCTCACCCTGCTGCGTGAACAGGCCACCGCGATCCGCCGGCTGCTGCAGGGCGAGACCGTGACCGTCGACGGCCGTTATGTGCACCTCGATCGAGTACGCCTGACCTGGCCACCTCCGGTGATGCCGCCGCTGATGGTCGGTGGCGCCGGTCCGAAGGCGGTCGCGTTGGCCGCTGAGCTCGGTGACGGCAACCTGCTCGTCAACGCCCTGACCGACGAGGAGGTCCGGGCCGTCGGCGAGGCGGTACGCAGCGCGAAGTCCAAGGCCGGTCGACCGGATGCAGACGATCCCCAGATCATCGGCTGTGAGATCGTGGTCACAGGCCCGGACGCCCAGCGGCGCTTGGACGCCGAACTTCCGCTCTGGGATGCCTCACCCGGCCGAGGGATCGGTGTCGCGGGTGACGCCGCCGACATCGTCGAATCGGCCCGCCGCTACGCGTCGTTCGGCATCACCGGTTACGGTGTCCAGCCCACGGCCGACGAGCCCGATCTTGAGGGGCTGATCACCCTCCTCGGGCGGGAGGTCAAACCGGAATTGGCGAAGGGAGTCTGA